The following is a genomic window from Peromyscus leucopus breed LL Stock chromosome 12, UCI_PerLeu_2.1, whole genome shotgun sequence.
GTCATGACTGTATGTCCAGCTGCAGGCCCAGCCCTCAGGAcaagcccctcctccacccctctcTGCCGCTCCTGGCAGGGACTGTGCAGCAGGGCTGTAGGCAGGCAGGAACCAGTTAAAGCCACCGGGCCCCGGGGGCAGCGCCAGCcacctggcctcctcctcctggggCCTCTGTGCCTCTGGCCTAGAAAGGCAGGAAGTCGTCCACCTCGAGGCGCAAGAAGGGACCCAGTAGGGCCCTGAGCTTCCAGACGGCGGCTCGGCTCAGCAGGGGTGGCACCAGCCCCTCGAAGGGTGCGGGGTCCACCACGTACACGTAGGCcgctgtgcaggccagaagagcacCCAGCAGCAGCCTCAAGGCCAGCAGCCTGCAGGCGGTGGCAATTAAGGGGTAGGGAGTGCCCATGGGGATGATCCTGGGGCACTGGGCTCTGCCCAGAAAGTGACCTACCAGAGCTGGCTCTTCAGGCCCTCGGGACATCCCAGCTGTGGCCTGTCTTTCtgttggggagggggctgggtcAGAGCCTGTTCTTGGTACCTTGGGGGCCTTGGGGAAGGGCAGGACCCTAGCCCTGAGGTGCCCACAATCTATACGGACTCCATTGTGGGTCAAGCTGggctccttcccctctcccttcccaagGATAGTCTCTTGCCACCACTGGGCTCTACCCTGAGACCTGGCCCCTGTAGTCCACTTCTCAGAGTCTCCTTAGCAGTACCCTGGGTGTGGGGGGACGACTCTGGAATCGGAAGGGAGCGGGGAGGACTTACCTCCATGCATGATATCTGCTGCTGCTTCCTAGCCTGAGTGCGGCAGTGGGCCCTCTCCCTGGGGGAGTCACACTGTGAGGGCCGTGCACGCCCTCAACCCCCACCCTGGCACCACCTCTtcctgtggggctggagatgcgAGAAGGGTCCACCCCATCCCGACCTGGTTCAGCCCGGGTTCCCCGCATCACCCCAGAATCTCCAGCTGAATGTCTTCCATCTGATCTAGCACACCCCGGATATCCTTCTTGAGGTTctaggaggcaggggaagggaagcTGGTCCTCGGCCCCTCCACTGTGCCATACCCACTGCCTCTCATGGCCGTCATCCCTACCACGGCCCTTTGATGACCTACCAGGAGCCCGGTGGCCTGGTTGTTCAGAGCCATGTGTACCTCAGCCACACCGTCCCACACCTGGGGGCAGGCAATGGGGGCCTGCATTACACTCGAGGATACAGCCGGggctccctccccccaccagccAAGCGGGCACCTCAGTAATGGCCATCTTCTTCCTCTCAAAGGACAGTCGGATCTGCTGCAGCTCACTCTGGGTGGGGAGGAGCCGTGTGAACACAGGAACCTGCTTCCGGCTCCCCAGGCCAAGCCCCTCTGCCCCGGGGCCCACCTGGGACTGCCGCACAAAGGACTCTTGCCCCCGGCAGAGCTCCTgccgtggcggcggcggcagctgcaCAGGTGCCCTGTCTTCCAGGGGCCGGGTGCAGGCAGACTCAGGGGACGGGAAAGCCCCCAGGTCATGCCCAAGGCTGTGGACAGCTCGAGGCGCTGCTGCCGGGGTCCAGGGCTGCGCACTCCCTCTTACCCAGGCCAGGGCTGTGCAGCTTGAGTGCTCGGcacacagaggcaggaactgcTGCCCTGGCCCCAGGAGGGCCCCCAGCTGGTCCCGCAGGTCCTGGTTTTGTCTTTTCTGGGGTCAAGGGACACAAAGAGGGGGGGGTCACCTGTCCTGGTTGCTTCTTAgtcaggaagccgaggcaggtgAGCTTGGGCAGGAGCTCTGAGGAGCAGCGAGTGCCCATTGGCCCCCGGGATGCACTCACCAGGCTGTAGTTCTCCTGCTCCAGCTGTAGAAAGGATTGCTCTGCAGATCCCAGTGTCCCCCGGCTCTGGAGCTTCGTGGGAGCTGTCCTGGGTGAGGCTGCGGCCCCTCCTCCGGGAGGCATGGTTGGGCATGGGCAGGGCCTGGGTCCTGAGGTGGGGGATGCTGCCGGCCTAGGTGGCACCTGTTCATGCCCTGCATGCAGGGGCCAGCCCCACTCTACCTCGGCCTCCGCTTCTTGTCTGGACCCTGCTGGCTCTCGAGCTCTCTGCCTCGGCATCTCTGCTTCTTCACTTGACAGAAACATCCCCGctgcctctcctcccactctgggccccccacccccagtccctgGAGCAGGGAAAGGTCTGGAAGACTCTAATGACTGAGTGGACTGATGGGGGACCAGACAGGGCCACCTTACATATCCCTGACAGGGCTGATCCAGGCATCCTCCGTGACTGCTCGAAACGGGGGCTGGGGGACACTGGGGATGAGAGTGTCCGCAGGGCCCCAGGGGGTTCGGCCCCTCCATTCCTCCCTGTGACCCCTTTCTGACCCCAGGTCCAGGCTCCGGCCTGGCTGACCTGCCACTCTCTTTGAGGGCACTTTAGATGTCACCCTGGCTCACAAATCTACCCAGGGTGACAGTCACAAAGGCCTGGGTACAGCCAGGGAGGTCACAATGGGCTGGGGCAGAAGCAAGGCTAGTGGTCCATCCCTGTCTCAGTCCTGTTCTCACTGTCTCCGGAGCCCCTCTGTGTATGGAGGAATGTTCGTGGTGCCTGCTCAGTCTCAGAAGGCTGGCTCCAGGGAAAACTGCCCTGGGAGAGATCAAGTGTGACAACAATGACCACCCAAGTTCAAGCCCCTCTGCTGCGCGTCCCTGACAGGATCCGGCTGACTAAAGGTGGACGGGTAAGACCATCAAGACCCCACCCCTTTGATTATGCCCTCAGGTCCATGTCAGGTTGCCAAGGACCTGCTTCTGAGCCCAGGTTAAATCACGCTCATGTCTGTTTAAGAGTGGAAACAGCTAACATGACACCACATGAGTCTAGAGGCGTCTTACCCTGCCCAAGATCAGGCTGGAAAGCCAGTCTGAGGATGTGCTCTGCTTGACAGCCCTGACTCCAGAGGCCCCGACGTTCCATGCTGACAGATGTCTTACTGCGCGTAGTTCTGGGTGCTTGGTGGCCAAGTTGCATGTTTTGTTTATTGGCAGTGCTGGGATGCAATCTAGGGTCCTGTGCATACAGGGTAACCATTCCATCCCCGAGCTTCTcccagcctgttttgttttttcttttctttctttctttcttttcttttctttctttctttctctctctctctctctctctctctctttctttttctttctttctttctttctttctttctttctttctttctttctttctttctttctttctttctttctttctttctttctttctttctttctttctttctttctttctttctttctttctttctttttttgttgttgtttttccgagacagggtttctctgtgtagctttggagcctatcctgaaactcccactgtagaccaggctggcctcagagatccacctgcctctgcctcccgagtgccgggattaaaggcgtgcgccaccaccgcccaactgttttttcatttttaatagttaatatatttttatttgtatgtatcatgcgcatctctgtgtgtatgtgtatatgcgcACGTGTGCATGCACTTGGGGGCCAGAAGATAGCACTGGATCCCATGAAACTCGAGCTACAGGTGATTGAGAGCCGCCTGCTGTGGGTACTGTGAACTGAagtctgatcctctgcaagagcagaaactgctgaatcatctctgtTCCCCCGTGGATGTTCCATCTTGGGGTGTACTATCTCATCGATTTAAGTCTCTTCTGCTCCCCACTTCGTTGGAACTCCCAGCAGGTGTTGGGTCTCTCCTGTGTGTCTTTAATATCTGTATGTCAAATCCTTCAAGTCTTAACTCTCCCttactttaaaacaaatatttatcttttgtgtacatgcacgtgtgtgattgatttatttgtattttgtgtatatgtgtgttttgcccgCTTGCCTGTTCATCGTGTGCATGCCTTGTGTCCAtgaactatttttgttgttgttttgtttcagagtCTCTCGCTGGGGCCTGGAGCAGTCTGATTGGACCAGGCTAGACCAAGCTAGCTGGCCAGTCAGGTCTGGCCAGATCTGCCCATCTCAGCCCCCactgcactgggattacagtgtaagccaccatacctggccttttCCAGGGCTCCTCGGGGTCCGACTCAGGTCCGCAGGCCTCAGTGGCAAGCTGCTTACTGACTGAGCATTAGCCTTTCCCTCTCACTCTATACGTGTCTTGTGTCGTTTAATGGTGGGGTGCATTCTGAGGAACTTGCCGGTAAATGATTTGGCATTCTAAAGTATACATGCGTAAGCCTAGACGGCGGCATTTCCTACACACCTGGGCCGTGTGGAAGCTGGGTGTGAAGAACCTGGGTGTGAAGGACCCATCGCTCATCACTTGTTGCGTTGTTTGGAATGGAGCGGTGTGAGGCTGAGGAAAGCACAGAACGGGACAACTGAGCACTAGATGGCGGAGATTCACGTGAGCTCAGCTGTATTTCACAGCCAGTCTTTTAAGAGGCAAACACAAAACACACGCTAAAATAACAGACGCCTCGCGGTACATGCGTAAGGGAGTTCATGGCTGTTTATTGCTGTTCTGCAGTGCTGGGCACGGTACCTCGTGGGTACTGCACGCGATGCCCCTGGCAGAGCCGTGGTGTGCTCTTACCATTCCCTCTACAAGCATGAGGGCCACGTTGTGTCTCGGTGCCTACGGCATAATTGATGGGAGTTTTTCAATACCACCAAAAGTTTTTGGCAGTGATGGGATGGAACATGATAGGCAAGCAGCTATGGCTGAGTCACACTCTCCGTCCTCAATGTTATGCATTCTCATGGGACCACAAGTGGCCTGTCGTTGACCCGAAGTGTTAAGTAGCACATGGTGGGCCGTTAAAAAGCTTTGGATTTCAGTGGTCGTATTTTTAATTCCTGAGCTTCTTTTTTCAGAGCATCCTGTTCTCTTTTCAGAATAGAGTGGTTTGGGGCGAGAACAGATCTTTTGCGgcctaaattttctttttctcccttacggttctttggttctgttttcctttatgtttGGTCTCTGTTTATGAGGGAGTTGAGAAAGCTAATAGGTGCCTTTTCTGTTAAACTGCAGGGGTGGTCCAGGTCTAAGGAGGGTGAGGGTCTTGCCACACATCTCCCTGCTCCAGCTCCGATGTCTGGAATGAAGACCTAGAGAGTGCCTAGAAAGTTCTGTCGGCAGTTGCCATAATCAGCACCGGAGCACAAGCGTGCCCCCAGCCAGCGCTCTGATTCCGTTTTCAGTTCGCTGCCGTCCCTTTACAGATGGTCCCTCTCCTGCTGTCTTGCAGACCTGGAATGAATCCCCAGCAGAAGCCACTGGGACGGTGGTGGAGGAAGCGGTGTATACTGCAATTACAGCTCAGGCTGGGCCCAGCAGGCCACACTAGCGGGAGCTCTGCATTTTCCCAGGATgggacatatacatatacatatacatatacatatacatatacatatacatatacatatacatatacaccctTAGCCACAGGCAGAGACTGGCAATAGTGTAATGGGAAGGGCCTGGAGTTGCCTCAGTGTGTCCTAAACTACTCAGCAGCTGCCTGCTCAGTTCCCTGGAGGGTGCTAGGTCTTCCAAGCCCTCTGCCTGTCCGCGCCTCTCTGTGGTCTCATGGTTACCAGGATATGCTAGGAAGGCCCTTGGATGGCATTTGGTGTGAGGTGGCTGTGGGTAGGGGTGAAGGGCAGCACCAGCAAAGGCCCTGAGTGGCCGACATTGGTGGTGGCTTCACCCTGTATTCTGTGACTCCAGCCTGGTACGTTCCCGGTAGATGCTCAGGGTCCTCAGGGACTCCTGTCCTGTGTGACCTGAGCAGTCTCACACAGAGGCTGTAGGCTAGGGTCCTCAGGTCGAAACTCCAGATGCTCAGGTTGGGCTACAGCTGCTGAGCAGTCGTGAGGAAGGACTCAGGGCACCTTAGACGCTCTTCTGCACTCCTATCTGAGACCCTAGGGTGCCTACCTCCACCTGGAATGCCACATTCTCTGATCACCTTACCTTTGCTTGAGCTGTGCCCTATCTGGAAGGCTGGCTTCTCTCAGAGCCAGCCCTGAAGACGCCTTCTCTGTCTCCATGGTCCTTGTGTGGTCTTGAGCTCCAGAGTGTCCCGGGAGGCGGGGGAGTCCGGAAGGAGAGAAGAATCCTGAGTCTGCAGCGTGGCTGGGTCCTGCGTAGAGCGTCAGCTGTGCTAACGCGTTAAACAACCTGCGAGCTGGTGTGTTGGGTTGGAGTGAGGGTCTGTGTGGAGCCCTGGCTCCAGCCAGCAGAAGGGCTGAGTCTGCCCTGGGTAGGGGTCCTGAAGaggtgcagagactcacagccacaCAGAAAGTGTGGGAAACTAGAGTGTGTTGTTAGGAGCTAGAGTGGCCCTGGCCCCTGTTGCTAGGCAGCACACTTCCCTGGACACCAGTTGCCATGGCAGCCGCTTCCTGCCCACGTTGCCATGACACCCGGATGGCCTTGAGGAGCCTGGAGTGGTGGTAAGGGGCTAGCTTCTCAGACATACTCACCCCTCCTTGGCTGGTGGTGCCCAGGGGATGCTGGGGAAAGAAGTGTGTGGTGAGGAGAGTCCATGCTGTCCACAGCGTCTTGCCTGCAGCTGGCCTGGGATGAAGACAGGAGCCACATGGTCTGATTTTTACCGTATTCACTGTGGCCTTGGCATTCAATGTCCCACGTTCACTTCAGGGCCTGAGTAAACCCAGAGTCACAGAACCAGCCGCACCCGTGAGGGGTTCCCATCCcttggacttttttgtttgttttttgtttttttcaagacagggtttctctgtgtagccccagctgtcctagaactccctctgtagaccaggctggccttgagatctacctgtctctgcctcccaagaggactttaatcctgggattaaaggcctgcaccaccatacctggcccatCTCTGTGCTTTCAACCCTGGCTTCGGGCCCAGACCCACCCTCTCCCCTTGCAGCCTCAGAGCACCCTGTGTAGGACTAGAGGATCCCAGCAGACCCCGATGAATGGACCTGGGGGTTTTCAGACATTCCTGGAGAGGCCTTGGGATTGCCTTCTCTCACTTGGGACTCAGGTCACTCCTTTTGCCTCCTCCTCAGGACCTAGGGTGTGGCCTCGGCATGGATTCTCCTTTGGTCTATTAGAGATGCAGAGTGACGCTGTGGCTCTGAGTCATGGCCTCGATCTCCCAGGTGTCCTTAGACTCATGACCAGAGGGGCAGATGAGGGATCAAGTGGCCTAAGTGACGGAGTCATCCTGGGAACAGAAGGTAGGGGCTGTTAGGCCTCTGTTCCTGGTAAGGTCGACACATGCTTCTCAGAGCTGTGtgacctcctctgccctccccagtcTGCGGTGGGCAGGGTGCAGAACAAGCTGGGAGCTGGGTCCCGGGATGATGGTGTGGGCCTTAGAACCAGGCATGCAGGTTCACACTTGTGTGTATCAGGATTGTGTGAGGCTaatgcaggaggattgccatgagtgtgaggccaacgtaggatacacagtgagaccctctccCTATGTCTTATCCCCCCAAAAGAAGGCACTAGGTGGGCTGGGTCCTTGAGGTCCTCCTGGGGATCCCCATTTCAGAGGCCAAAGCTCTTGGAGGGAAGGTACACCTGTGGGCTGCCCGGTCCAGAGTGGCTTTTGTGCTCTCAAGATATGTGTAGTGACaggccatttctctctcctccgtGGTCACTCTCTGGACACTActgttcatgtttttaaatttaggaatcagaaagaaaagaacgGTAAAGGCAACCCTCCTGTGGATGGCACAGCCCCAGCAGATTACCATCATTCAGGATGTTGAGGCCTCCAGCTGGGAGGTGACATGCTGGCCACCATGATCTTGTGCTCCAGGAGGTTGCTGGGTGTGAGCCTAACATGCCATCCCCGCCCAGGCTGGGCACCTCTCTCCTTACCTATGAGTCCCACCCAGAAAGGGTCAGGTCCCTTCTCTTGTCACTTCTAGAGGGACAATGGTGTCCAGAATGTCAGCATGAATGAACTGCCTGGTGGTCAGTACCAAGTTCACCTTATTCTCTTGTTCTGTCCTAACTGACTCTCTTCCTGGTGGGTACCAGCCTGTCAGTGTGGGCAACAGTGTCAGGCTCTCAAGGCCTGTTTCTGCATCTGGACACCAGGACTCTTAGGTTAAAGCGGATGTCGGGCAAATGAGAGGTCACCTCAAGCTGCCAAAAGCTGGCCCCTGGCCCTCCCACGCTGGTGGCAGGCAAAGCAAAGTGCAGTTCTTATGTTTGCCACCAGATGGCACCTCAACCCTGCAGACCAGGCACGGGTGCCTGGGGCCCAGTACCCAGGGCAGAAGGAGGAGAGTGAATCCACCCAGGCTGAAACTTCTGCCAGGGAAGGGCAGAGCAGGGGCAAAGCTTCCACCCTGGGTTGAGTCTGTGGTTTCCATGACGGGTAGCCATGTGGTCACAACTCTCTCCGGTTTGAGGGTATTCCTTTCCCCAGGGCTTCCTTTGAAGTAAATTATCCTAGATGTTCACTGTGCAGGGGTTCCG
Proteins encoded in this region:
- the Ccdc188 gene encoding coiled-coil domain-containing protein 188 isoform X1 — its product is MEGPNPLGPCGHSHPQCPPAPVSSSHGGCLDQPCQGYVRWPCLVPHQSTQSLESSRPFPAPGTGGGGPRVGGEAAGMFLSSEEAEMPRQRAREPAGSRQEAEAEVEWGWPLHAGHEQVPPRPAASPTSGPRPCPCPTMPPGGGAAASPRTAPTKLQSRGTLGSAEQSFLQLEQENYSLKRQNQDLRDQLGALLGPGQQFLPLCAEHSSCTALAWVRGSAQPWTPAAAPRAVHSLGHDLGAFPSPESACTRPLEDRAPVQLPPPPRQELCRGQESFVRQSQSELQQIRLSFERKKMAITEVWDGVAEVHMALNNQATGLLNLKKDIRGVLDQMEDIQLEILGERAHCRTQARKQQQISCMEKDRPQLGCPEGLKSQLWLLALRLLLGALLACTAAYVYVVDPAPFEGLVPPLLSRAAVWKLRALLGPFLRLEVDDFLPF
- the Ccdc188 gene encoding coiled-coil domain-containing protein 188 isoform X2; its protein translation is MEGPNPLGPCGHSHPQCPPAPVSSSHGGCLDQPCQGYVRWPCLVPHQSTQSLESSRPFPAPGTGGGGPRVGGEAAGMFLSSEEAEMPRQRAREPAGSRQEAEAEVEWGWPLHAGHEQVPPRPAASPTSGPRPCPCPTMPPGGGAAASPRTAPTKLQSRGTLGSAEQSFLQLEQENYSLKRQNQDLRDQLGALLGPGQQFLPLCAEHSSCTALAWSELQQIRLSFERKKMAITEVWDGVAEVHMALNNQATGLLNLKKDIRGVLDQMEDIQLEILGERAHCRTQARKQQQISCMEKDRPQLGCPEGLKSQLWLLALRLLLGALLACTAAYVYVVDPAPFEGLVPPLLSRAAVWKLRALLGPFLRLEVDDFLPF